A DNA window from Clavibacter sepedonicus contains the following coding sequences:
- a CDS encoding ABC transporter permease produces MTVIPDAIPASAPPGAQQPKARKQGIGLGQYILIRAVLIIPTVFILVTLVFFLMRIVGDPISAAVGDRLTPEQLQERLATAGFDRPIIVQYLEYLGQIATGNFGRSLTDNRLISEVLLQYGSATLELVIYSLIVAFLIGIPLGLVAAYYKDRTPDAVLRILAILAYATPVFFAGLLLKLVFSVWLGILPLSGRADTRVEVALGRLENPTGIYLIDALRLGSPTAVSDVLEHAVLPALALGLLTAGIFLRLVRTNVISTLGTEYVDAARSRGVGEFRLTTRHALKPALIPIITVVGLQIAVMLGGAVLTETTFEWRGLGFQLAQYLAARDFVAVQGIVALLAVIVAVTNFIVDVVAALIDPRVRY; encoded by the coding sequence GTGACCGTCATCCCGGACGCGATCCCCGCGTCCGCGCCCCCCGGGGCGCAGCAGCCCAAGGCCCGGAAGCAGGGGATCGGGCTCGGCCAGTACATCCTCATCCGCGCCGTGCTCATCATCCCGACCGTGTTCATCCTCGTGACGCTGGTGTTCTTCCTCATGCGCATCGTGGGCGACCCGATCTCCGCCGCCGTGGGCGACCGCCTCACGCCCGAGCAGCTGCAGGAGCGCCTCGCGACCGCCGGGTTCGACCGGCCGATCATCGTGCAGTACCTCGAGTACCTCGGCCAGATCGCGACGGGGAACTTCGGCCGCTCGCTCACCGACAACCGGCTCATCAGCGAGGTGCTGCTGCAGTACGGCTCGGCCACGCTCGAGCTCGTCATCTACTCGCTGATCGTGGCTTTCCTCATCGGCATCCCGCTCGGCCTCGTGGCCGCCTACTACAAGGACCGCACGCCCGACGCCGTGCTGCGGATCCTCGCGATCCTCGCCTACGCCACGCCCGTCTTCTTCGCGGGCCTGCTCCTCAAGCTCGTGTTCTCGGTCTGGCTCGGGATCCTCCCGCTGTCCGGCCGTGCGGACACGCGCGTCGAGGTGGCCCTCGGCCGGCTGGAGAACCCGACCGGCATCTACCTGATCGACGCGCTCCGCCTCGGCAGCCCCACCGCCGTCAGCGACGTGCTCGAGCACGCGGTGCTGCCGGCGCTCGCGCTGGGGCTCCTCACCGCGGGCATCTTCCTGCGGCTCGTGCGCACCAACGTCATCTCGACGCTCGGCACCGAGTACGTGGACGCGGCGCGCTCGCGCGGCGTCGGCGAGTTCCGGCTCACGACCCGGCACGCGCTGAAGCCCGCCCTCATCCCGATCATCACGGTCGTGGGCCTGCAGATCGCCGTCATGCTCGGCGGCGCGGTGCTCACGGAGACCACGTTCGAGTGGCGGGGCCTCGGCTTTCAGCTCGCGCAGTACCTCGCGGCGCGCGACTTCGTCGCCGTGCAGGGGATCGTGGCGCTGCTGGCCGTGATCGTGGCCGTGACCAACTTCATCGTCGACGTCGTCGCGGCGCTCATCGATCCGCGAGTGAGGTACTGA
- a CDS encoding ABC transporter substrate-binding protein, whose amino-acid sequence MTSAFSRRSRVLLATAGFSAAALVLAGCSGGSGDPLAEDGASGGGSIVVGTTDKVLSLDPAGSYDNGSFAVQNQVYPFLFNSPYGSPDVEPDLAVSGEYTSPNEFTVELKPDLKFANGHALTASDVKYTFDRIATIAANGADNGNGPSSLLANVESVAAPDDTTVVFTLKTANDQTFEQVLSSPAGPIVDEEVFPADKLADPADIVAANAFAGQYVITDFQLNQLVAYAPNADYQGVLPKPANGGVTARYYADETTMKLAVQNGEIDVVGRSLGATDIADLKKDDSVQVIDGPGGEIRYITFNLNTQPFGKTTGEADEAKALAVRTAAADLVDREELSTQVYNGTYTPLYSYVADGLSGANEALKGVYGDGNGGPDADKAAKALSDAGVQTPVALQLQFNPDHYGAGSDDEYALIKQQLEATGLFQVNLQSTIWDQYSKARVNDEYPAYQLGWFPDCSDADNYLTPFFSPQSFVKNHYDNPTVTDLITQQLSEADSTKRAELIGQIQDDVAADLPTLPLLQGSQVAVAGKDVKGVTLDASFKFRYAPITKG is encoded by the coding sequence ATGACGTCCGCATTCTCCCGGCGCTCACGCGTCCTGCTCGCCACGGCCGGGTTCTCCGCCGCGGCCCTCGTCCTCGCCGGCTGCTCCGGCGGATCCGGCGACCCGCTCGCCGAGGACGGCGCCTCAGGCGGCGGTTCCATCGTCGTCGGCACGACCGACAAGGTCCTCTCGCTCGACCCCGCCGGCTCCTACGACAACGGCTCGTTCGCGGTGCAGAACCAGGTCTACCCCTTCCTGTTCAACAGCCCGTACGGCAGCCCGGACGTCGAGCCCGACCTCGCCGTCTCCGGCGAGTACACCTCGCCGAACGAGTTCACGGTCGAGCTGAAGCCCGACCTGAAGTTCGCGAACGGCCACGCGCTCACCGCGAGCGACGTCAAGTACACGTTCGACCGCATCGCGACCATCGCGGCCAACGGCGCCGACAACGGCAACGGCCCGTCGTCGCTGCTCGCGAACGTCGAGTCCGTCGCCGCGCCGGACGACACCACCGTCGTCTTCACGCTGAAGACCGCGAACGACCAGACGTTCGAGCAGGTGCTCTCCAGCCCCGCCGGCCCCATCGTCGACGAGGAGGTTTTCCCGGCCGACAAGCTCGCCGACCCGGCCGACATCGTCGCGGCGAACGCCTTCGCGGGCCAGTACGTCATCACCGACTTCCAGCTCAACCAGCTCGTCGCGTACGCGCCCAACGCCGACTACCAGGGCGTCCTGCCGAAGCCCGCGAACGGCGGCGTGACCGCGCGCTACTACGCGGACGAGACCACGATGAAGCTCGCCGTGCAGAACGGCGAGATCGACGTCGTGGGCCGCTCGCTCGGCGCGACCGACATCGCGGACCTCAAGAAGGACGACTCCGTCCAGGTCATCGACGGCCCCGGCGGCGAGATCCGCTACATCACGTTCAACCTGAACACGCAGCCCTTCGGCAAGACGACGGGCGAGGCCGACGAGGCCAAGGCCCTCGCCGTGCGCACGGCCGCGGCCGACCTCGTCGACCGCGAGGAGCTGTCGACCCAGGTCTACAACGGCACCTACACGCCGCTCTACTCCTACGTGGCCGACGGCCTCTCCGGCGCCAACGAGGCGCTCAAGGGCGTCTACGGCGACGGGAACGGCGGGCCGGACGCGGACAAGGCCGCGAAGGCCCTGTCCGATGCGGGCGTGCAGACGCCCGTCGCGCTGCAGCTCCAGTTCAACCCGGACCACTACGGCGCAGGATCGGACGACGAGTACGCGCTCATCAAGCAGCAGCTCGAGGCGACCGGCCTGTTCCAGGTCAACCTGCAGTCCACGATCTGGGACCAGTACAGCAAGGCCCGCGTCAACGACGAGTACCCGGCGTACCAGCTCGGCTGGTTCCCCGACTGCTCGGACGCGGACAACTACCTGACGCCGTTCTTCTCCCCGCAGTCCTTCGTGAAGAACCACTACGACAACCCCACCGTGACGGACCTCATCACGCAGCAGCTGTCGGAGGCGGACTCCACGAAGCGCGCCGAGCTCATCGGCCAGATCCAGGACGACGTCGCCGCCGACCTGCCGACCCTGCCCCTGCTCCAGGGCTCGCAGGTCGCGGTGGCCGGCAAGGACGTGAAGGGCGTGACGCTCGACGCCTCCTTCAAGTTCCGCTACGCACCGATCACCAAGGGCTAG
- a CDS encoding ABC transporter permease: MTATTTSPAPAPARRTLFQRLPLVSHVRQSVGLQRGMLVAGMVITGIFILLAALAPVIAPFGFAQGRDDSGSFPRQSAPDGTHIWGTTVGGYDVFSRVVWGTQTALSVVVIAVILSLFVGVLLGVVSGYLGGWLDRILVVIADAIYPFPTLLLAIVVSIVLNGGQSSLWGGILSAAVSITVVYIPQYFRVIRAEVVRLKAEAFVESAKVIGTSTPRIMFVHVLRNSTRTLPLILTLNASEAILTLAGLGFLGFGISPTSAAEWGYDLNRALADTASGVWWTGVFPGVAIVLLVLGLTLVGESVNDISDPKLRARKRADTKKVAA, translated from the coding sequence ATGACCGCCACCACCACGTCCCCCGCCCCCGCCCCGGCACGCCGCACCCTGTTCCAGCGCCTCCCGCTCGTCTCGCACGTGCGGCAGAGCGTGGGCCTCCAGCGCGGCATGCTCGTCGCCGGCATGGTCATCACGGGGATCTTCATCCTGCTCGCGGCGCTCGCGCCCGTCATCGCGCCGTTCGGCTTCGCGCAGGGCCGCGACGACAGCGGGTCGTTCCCGCGCCAGTCCGCGCCCGACGGCACGCACATCTGGGGAACCACGGTCGGCGGATACGACGTGTTCTCGCGCGTCGTCTGGGGCACGCAGACCGCGCTGTCCGTCGTCGTGATCGCCGTGATCCTCTCGCTGTTCGTCGGAGTGCTGCTCGGCGTGGTCTCCGGCTACCTCGGCGGCTGGCTCGACCGGATCCTCGTGGTCATCGCCGACGCCATCTACCCGTTCCCGACGCTGCTGCTCGCCATCGTGGTCAGCATCGTGCTGAACGGCGGCCAGTCGAGCCTGTGGGGCGGCATCCTGTCCGCGGCCGTGAGCATCACGGTCGTCTACATCCCGCAGTACTTCCGGGTCATCCGCGCCGAGGTCGTGCGGCTGAAGGCGGAGGCGTTCGTCGAGAGCGCCAAGGTCATCGGCACGTCGACGCCGCGGATCATGTTCGTGCACGTGCTGCGGAACTCCACCCGCACGCTGCCGCTGATCCTCACGCTCAACGCCTCCGAGGCGATCCTCACGCTCGCGGGCCTGGGCTTCCTCGGCTTCGGCATCTCGCCGACGTCGGCCGCCGAGTGGGGCTACGACCTCAACCGCGCGCTCGCGGACACCGCGAGCGGCGTCTGGTGGACGGGCGTCTTCCCCGGCGTCGCCATCGTGCTGCTGGTCCTCGGGCTCACGCTCGTCGGCGAGAGCGTGAACGACATCTCCGACCCCAAGCTGCGCGCCCGCAAGCGCGCCGACACGAAGAAGGTGGCCGCATGA
- a CDS encoding lactonase family protein — protein sequence MMTPEEAAVPEVSMWAGGYTADAGGSGVGITALAVDPITGDLAVVGTAVETPSPSFLLAHGDMVYAVGEAADRVEAFRHGPVGSLQWAGGQPSGGSGPCHLHVVNGVLLTAHYGDGTVAVHPLSGDGTLGEATQLLTAEGSGPRPQQDGPHAHATLHVGGGIVLSADLGTDTVHVHALHDGRLDRIGAVALPAGTGPRHMALLSSGRVLLVGELDGTLHALEGQGATWRVAWSTVCASETDARDSAAEVQVSADERLAYVGLRGSDRIAVVGIAVDGALTPVAAFDCGGATPRHHAIVDDRLHVANQGSGTVASFRLDPATGLPTAAPAVIAVPTPTYLLPIG from the coding sequence ATGATGACGCCCGAGGAAGCCGCCGTGCCCGAGGTCTCGATGTGGGCGGGCGGCTACACCGCCGACGCCGGCGGATCGGGCGTCGGCATCACGGCTCTCGCGGTCGACCCCATAACGGGCGACCTCGCGGTCGTCGGCACCGCCGTGGAGACGCCGTCGCCCTCGTTCCTCCTCGCGCACGGGGACATGGTCTACGCGGTGGGGGAGGCAGCCGACCGCGTGGAGGCGTTCCGCCACGGTCCCGTGGGATCGCTGCAGTGGGCGGGCGGGCAGCCGAGCGGCGGATCCGGCCCCTGCCACCTGCACGTGGTCAACGGCGTGCTCCTCACCGCGCACTACGGCGACGGCACCGTCGCCGTCCACCCGCTCTCGGGCGACGGCACCCTCGGCGAGGCGACGCAGCTCCTGACGGCCGAGGGATCCGGCCCCCGCCCGCAGCAGGACGGCCCGCACGCGCACGCCACGCTCCACGTCGGCGGCGGCATCGTCCTCAGCGCCGACCTCGGCACCGACACGGTGCACGTCCACGCCCTCCACGACGGCCGCCTCGACCGGATCGGCGCCGTCGCCCTCCCCGCGGGCACGGGGCCCCGGCACATGGCCCTCCTGTCGTCGGGCCGCGTTCTCCTCGTCGGCGAGCTCGACGGCACCCTGCACGCGCTCGAGGGCCAGGGCGCGACCTGGCGCGTCGCCTGGTCCACCGTGTGCGCGTCCGAGACCGATGCCCGCGACTCCGCCGCCGAGGTGCAGGTGTCCGCCGACGAGCGGCTCGCCTACGTCGGCCTCCGCGGCTCCGACCGGATCGCGGTGGTCGGCATCGCCGTCGACGGCGCGCTCACGCCGGTCGCCGCGTTCGACTGCGGCGGCGCGACGCCGCGCCACCACGCGATCGTCGACGACCGGCTGCACGTCGCGAACCAGGGATCCGGCACGGTCGCGTCCTTCCGGCTCGACCCGGCGACGGGGCTCCCCACCGCGGCACCCGCCGTGATCGCCGTCCCGACCCCGACCTACCTGCTGCCCATCGGCTAG
- the dnaG gene encoding DNA primase: MALIRKNDIDEVRSRVNLGDVVGEYVTLKSAGVGSLKGLCPFHDERTPSFHVRPQVGFYHCFGCGEGGDVYTFLQHMDHVTFAEAVERMAQRIGYQLHYEDGQAATDQGNRSRLLGANEAAAEFFVEQLGSEEAEIGRTFLGERGFDQGAAQRFGVGFAPQSWDALSSHLKAKGYAEAELVTAGLLSQGDRGAYDRFRGRLVWPIRDLTGATVGFGARRLREDDKGPKYLNTPETPVYHKSSVLYGLDLAKRDVSRGRQVVVVEGYTDVMACHLAGITTAVATCGTSFGVDHIKVLRRVLGDDSGLGEVVFTFDPDAAGQKAAMRAFSEERRFAAQTYVAVGPEGLDPCDLRLTRGDDAVRRMIQGKKPMFEFAIKQILADHDLETVEGRVAALRAAAPVVADIRDPSLRPGYARELAGWLGMDLTEVGRAVQTAGRSMPADGADRSGGAPQGRHAQGGHGPDDDGAGDASRSMSLMDLPTDLATRLERDALMAMLQHPELVGNDLVMRAAQVTFVNESLAVVRDGVIGSMDALGGADWLSRVALEVPESFATLVKQLGVAPLPNRGDADKLAVYVKGVTAELVGRDLLRRKADLIGRLQRTDATHERERYQEIQRELMQVEAERRALRE; the protein is encoded by the coding sequence ATGGCCCTGATCCGCAAGAACGACATCGACGAGGTCCGCTCCCGGGTCAACCTGGGCGACGTGGTGGGGGAGTACGTCACCCTCAAGTCCGCCGGCGTCGGATCGCTCAAGGGCCTCTGCCCCTTCCACGACGAGCGCACCCCGAGCTTCCACGTGCGGCCGCAGGTCGGCTTCTACCACTGCTTCGGCTGCGGCGAGGGCGGCGACGTCTACACGTTCCTGCAGCACATGGACCACGTGACCTTCGCCGAGGCCGTGGAGCGCATGGCGCAGCGCATCGGCTACCAGCTCCATTACGAGGACGGACAGGCGGCCACGGACCAGGGCAACCGGTCGCGCCTGCTCGGCGCGAACGAGGCGGCCGCGGAGTTCTTCGTGGAGCAGCTCGGATCCGAGGAGGCGGAGATCGGCCGCACCTTCCTCGGGGAGCGCGGCTTCGACCAGGGCGCCGCGCAGCGCTTCGGCGTCGGCTTTGCCCCGCAGAGCTGGGACGCGCTCTCCTCGCACCTCAAGGCCAAGGGCTACGCGGAGGCCGAGCTCGTGACCGCCGGTCTCCTCAGCCAGGGCGACCGCGGCGCGTACGACCGGTTCCGCGGTCGGCTGGTCTGGCCCATCCGCGACCTCACGGGCGCCACCGTCGGTTTCGGCGCGCGGCGCCTCCGCGAGGACGACAAGGGCCCCAAGTACCTCAACACCCCCGAGACGCCCGTCTACCACAAAAGCTCCGTGCTCTACGGGCTCGACCTCGCCAAGCGCGACGTGAGCCGCGGCCGGCAGGTCGTGGTGGTCGAGGGCTACACCGACGTCATGGCGTGCCACCTAGCGGGGATCACCACGGCGGTCGCCACGTGCGGCACGTCGTTCGGCGTCGACCACATCAAGGTGCTCCGCCGCGTGCTCGGCGACGACAGTGGCCTCGGCGAGGTCGTCTTCACCTTCGACCCCGACGCCGCAGGCCAGAAGGCCGCCATGCGCGCGTTCTCGGAGGAGCGGCGCTTCGCCGCGCAGACGTATGTCGCGGTCGGGCCCGAGGGCCTGGATCCGTGCGACCTCCGCCTCACGCGCGGCGACGACGCCGTACGCCGGATGATCCAGGGCAAGAAGCCCATGTTCGAGTTCGCGATCAAGCAGATCCTCGCCGACCACGACCTCGAGACCGTCGAGGGCCGGGTCGCCGCGCTCCGGGCAGCCGCGCCCGTGGTCGCCGACATCCGCGACCCGTCGCTCCGCCCGGGCTATGCGCGCGAGCTCGCCGGGTGGCTCGGCATGGACCTCACCGAGGTCGGCCGCGCCGTCCAGACCGCGGGCCGCAGCATGCCCGCCGACGGCGCCGACCGGTCGGGCGGCGCGCCGCAGGGCCGTCACGCGCAGGGCGGGCACGGCCCGGACGACGACGGCGCAGGCGACGCGTCCCGCTCCATGTCGCTCATGGACCTGCCGACCGACCTCGCGACCCGCCTCGAGCGCGACGCCCTCATGGCGATGCTGCAGCACCCCGAGCTCGTGGGGAACGACCTCGTCATGCGCGCCGCGCAGGTGACCTTCGTCAACGAGAGCCTCGCGGTCGTCCGCGACGGCGTCATCGGGAGCATGGACGCCCTCGGCGGCGCCGACTGGCTCTCGCGCGTGGCCCTCGAGGTGCCGGAGTCGTTCGCGACGCTCGTCAAGCAGCTCGGCGTCGCACCGCTGCCGAACCGCGGCGACGCCGACAAGCTGGCCGTCTACGTGAAGGGCGTCACGGCCGAGCTCGTCGGGCGCGACCTGCTGCGGCGCAAGGCCGACCTCATCGGCCGGCTGCAGCGCACGGACGCGACGCACGAGCGCGAGCGGTACCAGGAGATCCAGCGCGAGCTCATGCAGGTCGAGGCCGAACGCCGCGCGCTCCGCGAATAG
- a CDS encoding dipeptide ABC transporter ATP-binding protein has protein sequence MSDVVSIRDLGVTFATDGGDVRAVDGVSLTVSPGEILAIVGESGSGKSVTARTILGLLPDTAVTDGAVLLSDRKGAGAVDVLSISADQLRQARGRDVAMVFQEPSTALNPVHTVGWQIVEGLRAHGRVSKKEGRAKAIDILRRVGIPDPETRVDHYPHQFSGGQKQRVVIAMALVLDPGLIVADEPTTALDVTVQAEILDLLRRCRDEFGAAVILITHNMGVVADLADRVAVMYRSRLVEQADVATLFASPKEEYTRNLLASVPKLGEGVAATVERAAVRTRARAASATEAAPVVVAKGLEIEYPGRLGSPAFRAVKGVDLRIEAGEVLGLVGESGSGKTTIGRAIAGLTNVTGGSLRVLGTEMLGVRERDFRTQRADIGFVFQDPATSFNPRLTIAECVAEPLIVHGRARSPQAARARVDELMEAVQLPKAFGDRYPHELSGGQRQRASLARALALEPSLLVADEPTSALDVSVQARVLELFAELQRELGFAALFISHDLAVVDLLADRIAVLYRGELVEEGTGAEVLGNPQHPYTQRLLASLPVPDPAEQAERRARLHALRAAERTAG, from the coding sequence ATGAGCGACGTCGTCTCCATCCGCGACCTCGGCGTCACCTTCGCGACCGACGGCGGCGACGTCCGCGCGGTCGACGGGGTGTCCCTGACCGTGTCGCCCGGCGAGATCCTCGCCATCGTGGGGGAGTCGGGGTCGGGCAAGTCCGTCACCGCCCGCACGATCCTCGGCCTCCTGCCGGACACGGCCGTCACCGACGGGGCCGTGCTCCTCAGCGACCGGAAGGGCGCGGGCGCGGTCGACGTGCTGTCCATCTCCGCCGACCAGCTGCGCCAGGCGCGCGGCCGCGACGTGGCGATGGTGTTCCAGGAGCCGTCGACGGCGCTGAACCCCGTGCACACGGTGGGCTGGCAGATCGTCGAGGGCCTGCGCGCCCACGGCCGCGTCTCGAAGAAGGAGGGCCGCGCGAAGGCGATCGACATCCTCCGCCGCGTCGGCATCCCGGATCCCGAGACCCGGGTCGACCACTACCCGCACCAGTTCTCGGGCGGGCAGAAGCAGCGCGTGGTCATCGCGATGGCGCTCGTCCTGGATCCCGGCCTCATCGTCGCCGACGAGCCCACCACCGCTCTCGACGTGACCGTGCAGGCGGAGATCCTCGACCTGCTGCGCCGCTGCCGCGACGAGTTCGGAGCGGCCGTCATCCTCATCACGCACAACATGGGCGTCGTGGCCGACCTCGCCGACCGCGTGGCCGTCATGTACCGCTCGCGGCTCGTGGAGCAGGCCGACGTCGCCACGCTCTTCGCGTCGCCGAAGGAGGAGTACACCAGGAACCTCCTGGCGTCCGTCCCGAAGCTCGGCGAGGGCGTCGCCGCGACGGTGGAGCGCGCCGCGGTGCGCACCCGCGCGCGGGCGGCGTCGGCCACCGAGGCGGCCCCCGTGGTCGTCGCGAAGGGGCTCGAGATCGAGTACCCGGGGCGCCTGGGGAGCCCGGCGTTCCGCGCCGTCAAGGGCGTGGACCTGCGCATCGAGGCCGGCGAGGTCCTCGGGCTCGTGGGGGAGTCGGGCTCGGGCAAGACCACCATCGGCCGCGCCATCGCGGGCCTGACCAACGTGACCGGCGGATCCCTCCGGGTCCTCGGCACCGAGATGCTCGGCGTGCGGGAGCGCGACTTCCGCACGCAGCGCGCCGACATCGGGTTCGTGTTCCAGGATCCGGCGACGAGCTTCAACCCGCGCCTCACCATCGCCGAGTGCGTGGCCGAGCCGCTCATCGTGCACGGACGCGCGAGGTCCCCGCAGGCCGCGCGCGCCCGCGTCGACGAGCTGATGGAAGCGGTGCAGCTGCCGAAGGCCTTCGGCGACCGCTACCCGCACGAGCTCTCCGGCGGTCAGCGCCAGCGCGCGAGCCTCGCCCGCGCCCTCGCGCTCGAGCCGAGCCTGCTGGTGGCCGACGAGCCCACGAGCGCGCTCGACGTGTCGGTGCAGGCGCGCGTGCTGGAGCTCTTCGCCGAACTGCAGCGCGAGCTCGGGTTCGCGGCGCTCTTCATCAGCCACGACCTGGCCGTGGTCGACCTGCTCGCCGACCGGATCGCCGTGCTCTACCGCGGTGAGCTGGTGGAGGAGGGGACGGGCGCCGAGGTGCTGGGGAACCCGCAGCACCCGTACACGCAGCGCCTCCTCGCGTCGCTGCCCGTCCCGGATCCCGCGGAGCAGGCCGAGCGCCGCGCCCGGCTGCACGCGCTGCGGGCCGCCGAGCGGACCGCCGGCTGA
- a CDS encoding streptamidine-related RiPP repeat protein: MNDVSITRIAGDDVLSAPQGPGTNALVHNPFAVEAIAGDDVLSAPQGPGTNALVHNPFALQH; encoded by the coding sequence ATGAATGACGTCTCCATCACCAGGATCGCCGGCGACGACGTGCTGAGCGCGCCGCAGGGCCCGGGCACGAACGCCCTCGTCCACAACCCCTTCGCCGTCGAGGCCATCGCCGGCGACGACGTGCTCAGCGCACCGCAGGGCCCGGGCACGAACGCCCTCGTCCACAACCCCTTCGCTCTCCAGCACTAG
- a CDS encoding D-isomer specific 2-hydroxyacid dehydrogenase family protein: MLPRTEDAYLEAVRAAGGEVADLSEETRGIVWLSITRAAELTDTLAANPQVQWVQLPFAGVDAFADTLRACDRPDLVWTSAKGAYSEPVAEHALALTLATLRQLPERARATSWGSSAGLSLYRAEVVVVGAGGIALEYIRLLAPFDCTVTVVRRSGDPVEGADRTITADRLDEVLASADVVMLAAASTDDTAGLIGAAQLAAMKDTAVLVNIARGALVDPDALVDALRSGAIHGAGLDVTSPEPLPDGHPLFSEQRCIVTPHTADTPDMVRPLLAERIRLNTEGFLRTGDFVGIVEPSSGY, from the coding sequence ATGCTGCCGCGCACCGAGGACGCATACCTCGAGGCCGTCCGTGCGGCCGGCGGCGAGGTGGCCGACCTCTCCGAGGAGACCCGCGGCATCGTCTGGCTGTCCATCACCCGCGCCGCCGAGCTCACGGACACGCTCGCCGCGAACCCGCAGGTCCAGTGGGTGCAGCTGCCGTTCGCGGGCGTCGACGCCTTCGCCGACACCCTCCGCGCGTGCGACCGGCCCGACCTCGTCTGGACGAGCGCCAAGGGCGCCTACTCCGAGCCGGTCGCCGAGCACGCGCTCGCGCTGACCCTCGCGACCCTGCGCCAGCTGCCGGAGCGCGCCCGGGCGACGTCCTGGGGATCCTCCGCCGGCCTCTCGCTCTACCGTGCGGAGGTGGTGGTGGTCGGCGCCGGCGGCATCGCGCTGGAGTACATCCGGCTGCTCGCCCCGTTCGACTGCACGGTCACGGTCGTGCGCCGCAGCGGCGACCCCGTCGAGGGCGCGGATCGCACCATCACGGCCGACCGGCTCGACGAGGTGCTCGCGAGCGCCGACGTCGTCATGCTCGCCGCGGCCAGCACCGACGACACCGCCGGGCTCATCGGCGCCGCGCAGCTCGCGGCGATGAAGGACACGGCGGTCCTCGTCAACATCGCCCGCGGCGCGCTCGTCGACCCCGACGCGCTCGTCGACGCGCTCCGCTCGGGCGCGATCCACGGCGCGGGCCTCGACGTCACGTCGCCCGAGCCGCTGCCCGACGGCCACCCGCTGTTCTCCGAGCAGCGGTGCATCGTCACGCCGCACACCGCCGACACCCCGGACATGGTCCGGCCGCTGCTGGCCGAGCGGATCCGCCTCAACACGGAAGGCTTCCTCCGCACGGGCGACTTCGTCGGCATCGTGGAGCCGTCCTCGGGCTACTGA
- a CDS encoding ABC transporter ATP-binding protein, protein MTHTPRDADADGGSAEPVLDARDLRLAYPARRGAETPPAVDGITLRIMPGEVLGVVGASGSGKSSLARVLAGLVPSGDEGAAVPRITGGDASVLGQGLRRMGRRARTRTTYGIGYVPQDAGTTLHPQLTASEAIAEPIFSRDRRFDSQVAARRVVTLLAALDLPPGTQDRYPHELSSGQRQRVALARALVLGPRLLIADEPTSGVDVMSRVAVLDLLRDLQSRGGFSALIVSHDLAVVERLTDRLAVLHRGTLVGYGAIDDVLADPTHPYVQGLAESRMAAEPAPDGAGPDVVLRSPEPPARVPHPRRPRT, encoded by the coding sequence ATGACGCACACCCCCCGAGACGCCGACGCGGACGGCGGATCCGCCGAGCCCGTGCTCGACGCCCGCGACCTGCGGCTGGCGTACCCCGCCCGCCGCGGGGCGGAGACGCCGCCGGCCGTCGACGGGATCACGCTGCGGATCATGCCGGGCGAGGTGCTCGGCGTGGTGGGCGCGAGCGGATCCGGGAAGTCGTCGCTCGCGCGCGTGCTCGCGGGTCTCGTCCCGTCGGGCGACGAGGGGGCAGCCGTGCCGCGGATCACGGGCGGCGACGCCTCCGTGCTCGGCCAGGGCCTCCGCCGCATGGGCCGCCGGGCGCGCACGCGCACCACGTACGGCATCGGCTACGTGCCGCAGGACGCGGGTACCACGCTGCACCCGCAGCTGACGGCGAGCGAGGCCATCGCCGAGCCGATCTTCTCCCGCGACCGCCGCTTCGACAGCCAGGTCGCCGCGCGCCGCGTCGTGACCCTGCTCGCGGCGCTCGACCTGCCGCCCGGCACGCAGGACCGCTACCCGCACGAGCTCTCCAGCGGCCAGCGCCAGCGCGTCGCCCTCGCCCGCGCGCTCGTGCTCGGCCCGCGCCTCCTCATCGCCGACGAGCCGACCTCGGGCGTCGACGTCATGAGCCGCGTCGCCGTCCTCGACCTGCTGCGCGACCTCCAGTCCCGAGGCGGCTTCTCCGCCCTCATCGTCAGCCACGACCTCGCCGTCGTCGAGCGCCTCACCGACCGCCTCGCCGTGCTGCACCGCGGCACGCTGGTGGGCTACGGCGCGATCGACGACGTGCTCGCGGATCCCACGCACCCGTACGTGCAGGGCCTCGCCGAGTCGCGCATGGCCGCCGAGCCCGCGCCCGACGGAGCCGGCCCCGACGTCGTGCTGCGATCCCCCGAACCGCCCGCCCGCGTCCCGCATCCCCGGAGGCCCCGCACATGA